One part of the Thermithiobacillus tepidarius DSM 3134 genome encodes these proteins:
- a CDS encoding deoxyguanosinetriphosphate triphosphohydrolase, whose amino-acid sequence MLAPYAADPAKTRGRRHSEAPPLGRSEFQRDRDRVIHSKAFRRLEYKTQVFVNHEGDLYRTRLTHSIEVGQIARSIARQLGLNEDLTEAIALAHDLGHTPFGHAGQDALNACMQSYGGFEHNLQSLRVVDELEERYGAFPGLNLCFETREGILKHCSPARAAALGEVGRRFVDGGQPSLEAQITNLADEIAYNNHDIDDGLRSGLLTLEQLSEVPVFRRVFEQVRALYPDAGERVLAYETIRRLISQFVTDLVETTRARIEAAGVAGIEDVRAQREPLATYSPALQAQNRELKQFLRRGLYRHPQVHRQSEKAKRLVTRLFQALFEDPRLLPLKHQQRVAALEQEQGPAGRARVVADYIAGMTDRFAIAEFDRLFDPHGVTTC is encoded by the coding sequence ATGCTGGCGCCCTACGCCGCCGATCCTGCCAAAACCCGTGGCCGGCGCCACTCCGAGGCGCCGCCTCTGGGCCGCAGCGAGTTTCAGCGCGACCGGGACCGGGTCATCCACTCCAAGGCCTTCCGGCGCCTAGAGTACAAGACCCAGGTCTTCGTCAACCACGAGGGCGACCTGTATCGCACCCGGCTCACCCATTCCATCGAGGTGGGGCAGATCGCCCGCTCCATCGCCCGGCAATTGGGCTTGAACGAGGATCTGACCGAAGCCATCGCCCTGGCCCATGACCTAGGGCACACGCCCTTCGGGCACGCCGGCCAGGATGCCCTGAACGCCTGCATGCAGTCCTACGGCGGCTTCGAGCATAATCTGCAGTCGCTGCGGGTGGTGGACGAGCTGGAGGAGCGCTACGGCGCCTTCCCGGGCCTGAATCTCTGCTTCGAGACGCGCGAGGGCATCCTCAAGCACTGTTCGCCGGCGCGCGCGGCGGCGCTGGGCGAGGTGGGGCGGCGCTTCGTCGACGGCGGCCAGCCGAGCCTGGAGGCGCAGATCACCAATCTGGCCGACGAGATCGCCTACAACAATCACGACATCGACGACGGCCTGCGCTCCGGCCTGCTCACCCTGGAGCAGTTGAGCGAAGTGCCGGTATTCCGGCGGGTTTTCGAGCAGGTGCGGGCTCTCTATCCGGATGCCGGCGAGCGGGTGCTCGCTTACGAAACCATCCGGCGGCTCATCAGCCAGTTCGTCACCGATCTGGTGGAGACCACCCGGGCGCGCATCGAGGCGGCGGGGGTGGCCGGCATCGAGGACGTCCGCGCCCAGCGGGAGCCGCTGGCGACCTATTCGCCCGCGCTGCAGGCCCAGAACCGCGAACTGAAGCAGTTTTTGCGGCGCGGGCTGTACCGCCATCCGCAGGTGCACCGCCAGAGCGAAAAGGCCAAGCGCCTGGTGACCCGCTTGTTTCAGGCGCTATTCGAGGATCCGCGCTTGCTGCCGCTCAAGCATCAGCAGCGGGTGGCGGCATTGGAGCAGGAGCAGGGGCCGGCGGGGCGCGCCCGGGTGGTGGCCGATTATATTGCCGGGATGACCGATCGTTTCGCCATCGCCGAATTCGACAGACTTTTCGATCCCCACGGAGTCACCACATGCTGA
- the gltB gene encoding glutamate synthase large subunit, producing MNDLKHSLYSPEFEKDSCGFGLIAQMDNVPSHYIVATAIGALGCLTHRGAVAADMKSGDGCGILAQMPEAFMRQVAAEQGWILGECFGVGQFFLSPDAGRAQACRDAIAAEARALGLEFAGWREVPTNGEAACGVEALKSQPAVWQAFINAPAGLAADAFERQLFVLRKRAEKQFADDGYFFAVTCSSKVVGYKGLVMPAHLPDFYPDLRDERFASALVTYHQRFSTNTWPEWRLCQPFRVLAHNGELNTLQANRSWAKAREANLSSPYFENMDDIRPIVGGGSDSYSLDNMLETLLMGGVDFFKAVRLLVPSAWQNMESLDPDLRAFYEYNSMRMEPWDGPAGLVFNTGDIAACMLDRNGLRPARYVITKDRVINIASEVGVFNYTHQDVLVKGRVGPGQMVAVDLHSGAFLDSNAIDARLKQSQPYRQWLRDHTVHLPADPEAPEEPAQSLGDELPVFEKAYGVSLEERDQVIRVLAEDGQEAVGSMGDDTPMAVLSRQVRHIADYFRQQFAQVTNPPIDPLREAVVMSLNTAFGSESNLFEEKAEFARRIEVHSPVLPDDKFQALTSRPEPEFRAGFLDMTYASGEGNLELAIAALAEAAVAAVRQGTVILVLSDRQLARDRLYIPAMMAVGAVHHALIDAGLRTRCNLIVETATARDPHHFASLIGYGATAVYPYLAYEIIRDMGRRRQFTQPVTVEKALQNYRKGINKGLYKIMSKMGISTIASYRGSQLFEAIGLDRRVVERCFTGTVSRLEGASFEDLEADVRQLLRDAYSPRKKQSAGGLLKFMHGGEYHAYNPDVVINLQRAVKSGDYGDYKVFAELVNQRGVATLRDLLKFKETQPISIDEVESVESLTKRFDSAAMSLGALSPEAHEALAIAMNTLGGRSNSGEGGEDPVRYGTNKMSKIKQIASGRFGVTPEYLINAEELQIKVAQGAKPGEGGQLPGHKVNGLIARLRYAKPGVALISPPPHHDIYSIEDLAQLIFDLKQINPAAYVSVKLVAEAGVGTIAAGVAKAYADRIVIAGYDGGTGASPLSSVKYAGSPWELGLSETHVTLRRNHLRHRVRLQTDGGLKTGLDVVKAALLGAESFGFGTAPMIAMGCKYLRICHLNNCATGVATQDDGLRKHFIGLPDMVINYFRFVAQEVREIMASLGVRRFDELVGMTQLLEPVAGETQKQQRLDIRPILANAAMGAEADSNIQTQPRNEPFDKGQLAEQMVADAMPGIEQKIATRLHYRVRNTNRSIGARLAGEIARRHGNTGMPADTIQIDLEGTAGQSFGAFNIQGLRLTLTGDANDYVGKGMNGGTLIIKPPAGVSYASQESVIVGNTCLYGATGGRLYAAGMAGERFGVRNSGAVAVVEGLGDHGCEYMTGGMVTVLGETGVNFGAGMTGGLAFVYDAHGRFADRLNRELVDIHRVHIESMEGYATLLRRQVQEHVQATGSTYAEGLLDRWDEVLRHFWLVAPKAARLEVLLEEAS from the coding sequence GTGAACGATCTGAAACACTCCCTATATTCTCCCGAATTCGAAAAAGATTCCTGTGGCTTTGGTCTGATTGCCCAGATGGACAACGTGCCGAGCCACTACATCGTGGCCACCGCCATTGGCGCGCTGGGCTGCCTGACCCATCGCGGTGCCGTGGCCGCCGACATGAAGAGCGGCGACGGTTGCGGCATTCTGGCGCAGATGCCCGAGGCCTTCATGCGGCAGGTGGCCGCCGAGCAGGGCTGGATTCTCGGCGAGTGCTTCGGCGTCGGCCAGTTCTTCCTGTCGCCCGACGCGGGCCGCGCGCAGGCCTGCCGTGACGCCATCGCGGCCGAGGCCCGGGCCTTGGGGCTCGAGTTCGCCGGCTGGCGCGAGGTGCCCACCAATGGCGAGGCCGCCTGCGGCGTCGAAGCCCTGAAGAGCCAGCCCGCGGTCTGGCAGGCTTTCATCAATGCGCCGGCCGGCCTGGCGGCGGACGCCTTCGAGCGCCAGCTCTTCGTGCTGCGCAAGCGCGCCGAGAAGCAGTTCGCCGATGACGGCTACTTCTTCGCCGTGACCTGCTCGTCCAAGGTGGTGGGCTACAAGGGCCTGGTCATGCCCGCCCACCTGCCCGACTTCTACCCGGACCTGCGCGACGAGCGCTTCGCCTCCGCGCTGGTCACCTATCATCAGCGCTTTTCCACCAATACCTGGCCCGAGTGGCGCCTGTGCCAGCCCTTCCGCGTGCTGGCCCACAACGGCGAGCTGAACACGCTGCAGGCCAATCGCTCCTGGGCCAAGGCGCGCGAGGCCAACCTGTCCTCGCCCTACTTCGAGAACATGGACGACATCCGGCCCATCGTCGGCGGCGGCTCGGACTCCTACAGCCTGGACAACATGCTGGAGACCCTGCTCATGGGCGGGGTGGACTTCTTCAAGGCCGTGCGCCTGCTGGTGCCCTCCGCCTGGCAGAACATGGAGAGCCTCGATCCGGACCTGCGCGCCTTCTACGAGTACAACAGCATGCGCATGGAGCCGTGGGACGGCCCGGCCGGCCTCGTCTTCAACACCGGCGACATCGCCGCCTGCATGCTCGACCGCAACGGCCTGCGCCCGGCCCGCTACGTGATCACCAAGGACCGCGTCATCAACATCGCCTCCGAGGTGGGCGTGTTCAACTACACCCATCAGGACGTGCTGGTGAAGGGCCGCGTCGGTCCGGGCCAGATGGTGGCGGTGGACCTGCATAGCGGCGCGTTCCTGGACAGCAACGCCATCGATGCCCGGCTCAAGCAGTCGCAGCCTTATCGCCAGTGGCTGCGGGATCACACCGTGCACCTGCCCGCCGATCCGGAGGCGCCGGAAGAGCCGGCCCAGAGCCTGGGCGACGAGCTGCCCGTCTTCGAGAAGGCCTACGGCGTCAGCCTGGAGGAGCGCGATCAGGTCATCCGCGTGCTGGCCGAGGACGGCCAGGAGGCGGTGGGCTCCATGGGCGACGACACCCCCATGGCGGTGCTGTCGCGCCAGGTGCGCCACATCGCCGACTACTTCCGCCAGCAGTTCGCCCAGGTGACCAACCCGCCCATCGATCCGCTGCGCGAGGCGGTGGTCATGTCCCTGAACACGGCTTTCGGCAGCGAGTCCAACCTGTTCGAGGAAAAGGCGGAGTTCGCCCGCCGCATCGAGGTGCACTCCCCGGTCCTGCCCGACGACAAGTTCCAGGCGCTGACCAGCCGGCCCGAGCCGGAATTCCGCGCCGGCTTCCTCGACATGACCTACGCCAGCGGCGAGGGCAATCTGGAACTTGCCATCGCGGCGCTGGCGGAGGCGGCGGTGGCGGCCGTGCGCCAGGGCACCGTGATCCTGGTGCTGTCCGACCGCCAGTTGGCCCGCGACCGGCTCTACATCCCGGCCATGATGGCCGTTGGCGCGGTGCACCACGCCCTGATCGACGCCGGCCTGCGCACGCGCTGCAACCTGATCGTGGAGACTGCCACCGCGCGCGATCCGCACCACTTCGCCAGCCTGATCGGCTACGGCGCCACCGCGGTCTACCCCTATCTCGCCTACGAGATCATCCGCGACATGGGCCGCCGGCGCCAGTTCACCCAGCCGGTGACGGTGGAGAAGGCCCTGCAGAACTACCGCAAGGGCATCAACAAGGGCCTCTACAAGATCATGTCCAAGATGGGCATCTCCACCATCGCCAGCTATCGGGGCTCCCAGCTCTTCGAGGCCATCGGCCTCGATCGCCGGGTGGTGGAGCGCTGCTTCACGGGCACGGTCTCGCGCCTGGAAGGCGCTTCCTTCGAGGACTTGGAGGCGGACGTCCGCCAGCTGCTGCGTGACGCCTACAGCCCGCGCAAGAAGCAGAGCGCCGGCGGATTGCTGAAATTCATGCACGGCGGCGAATACCACGCCTACAACCCGGACGTGGTGATCAACCTGCAGCGCGCGGTGAAGTCCGGCGATTACGGCGACTACAAAGTCTTCGCCGAGCTGGTCAACCAGCGCGGCGTGGCCACCCTGCGCGATCTCCTGAAGTTCAAGGAGACGCAGCCCATCTCCATCGATGAGGTGGAGTCGGTGGAGAGCCTCACCAAGCGCTTCGATTCGGCGGCCATGAGCCTGGGCGCCCTGTCGCCCGAGGCGCACGAGGCGCTGGCCATCGCCATGAACACCCTGGGCGGGCGCTCCAATTCCGGCGAGGGCGGCGAGGACCCGGTGCGCTACGGCACCAACAAAATGAGCAAGATCAAGCAGATCGCCTCGGGCCGCTTTGGCGTGACGCCGGAGTACCTGATCAACGCCGAGGAGCTGCAGATCAAGGTCGCCCAGGGCGCCAAGCCCGGCGAGGGCGGTCAGTTGCCGGGCCACAAGGTCAACGGCCTCATCGCCCGCCTGCGCTATGCCAAGCCCGGCGTGGCCCTGATCAGCCCGCCGCCGCACCACGACATCTACTCCATCGAGGACTTGGCCCAGCTGATCTTCGACCTCAAGCAGATCAACCCGGCCGCCTACGTGTCCGTGAAGCTGGTGGCCGAGGCCGGGGTGGGCACCATCGCCGCCGGCGTGGCCAAGGCCTATGCCGATCGCATCGTCATCGCCGGCTACGACGGCGGCACCGGCGCCAGCCCGCTGAGTTCGGTGAAGTATGCCGGCAGCCCGTGGGAGCTGGGCCTGTCCGAAACCCACGTGACCCTGCGCCGCAACCACCTGCGCCACCGGGTGCGCCTGCAGACGGACGGCGGCCTGAAGACCGGCCTCGACGTGGTCAAGGCGGCGCTGCTGGGCGCCGAGAGCTTCGGCTTCGGCACCGCGCCCATGATCGCCATGGGCTGCAAGTACCTGCGCATCTGCCACCTGAACAACTGCGCCACCGGCGTGGCGACCCAGGACGATGGGCTGCGCAAGCACTTCATCGGCCTGCCGGACATGGTCATCAACTACTTCCGCTTCGTCGCCCAGGAAGTGCGCGAGATCATGGCCAGCCTCGGCGTGCGGCGCTTCGACGAGCTGGTGGGCATGACCCAGCTGCTGGAGCCTGTGGCGGGCGAGACGCAAAAGCAGCAGCGCCTGGACATCCGGCCCATCCTGGCCAACGCGGCCATGGGCGCCGAGGCGGACAGCAACATCCAGACCCAGCCGCGCAACGAGCCCTTCGACAAGGGCCAACTGGCGGAGCAGATGGTGGCCGACGCCATGCCCGGGATCGAGCAGAAGATCGCCACCCGCCTGCATTACCGGGTGCGCAACACCAACCGTTCCATCGGCGCGCGCCTGGCCGGCGAGATCGCCCGGCGCCACGGCAACACCGGTATGCCCGCGGACACCATCCAGATCGACCTGGAGGGCACGGCGGGGCAGTCCTTCGGCGCTTTCAACATCCAGGGCCTGCGCCTGACCCTGACCGGCGATGCCAACGACTACGTGGGCAAGGGCATGAACGGCGGCACCCTGATCATCAAGCCGCCGGCGGGTGTGTCCTATGCCAGCCAGGAGTCGGTCATCGTCGGCAACACCTGCCTCTACGGCGCCACCGGCGGTCGGCTCTATGCCGCGGGCATGGCCGGCGAGCGCTTCGGGGTGCGTAACTCCGGCGCGGTGGCGGTGGTGGAGGGCCTAGGCGATCACGGCTGCGAGTACATGACCGGCGGCATGGTCACGGTGCTCGGCGAGACCGGCGTCAACTTCGGCGCCGGCATGACCGGCGGCCTGGCCTTCGTCTATGACGCCCACGGCCGTTTCGCCGACCGTCTGAACCGGGAACTGGTGGACATCCACCGGGTCCATATCGAGTCCATGGAAGGCTACGCCACCCTCTTGCGCCGTCAGGTGCAGGAGCACGTGCAGGCTACCGGCAGCACTTACGCCGAGGGCCTCCTGGACCGCTGGGACGAGGTGCTTCGCCACTTCTGGCTGGTCGCCCCCAAGGCGGCGCGGCTGGAGGTGCTGCTGGAAGAAGCGAGCTAA
- a CDS encoding FAD-dependent oxidoreductase yields the protein MGTFSFVKTPRNDPPKEAAEKRSKEFKEIYAKFDLESAKLQAERCLSCGNPYCEWRCPVHNYIPNWLQLVVEDRIHEAADLSNLTNTLPEVCGRVCPQDRLCEGACTLNDGFEAVTIGALERFITEEALARGWQPKKPEVQPSGKRVAIIGAGPAGLGCADILTRNGVEAVVYDRYPRVGGLLTFGIPEFKMEKQVMQRRADLLAEMGVKFVLNTEVGRDVMLEDLLKEYDAVFLGMGTYRYKQGGFPGEDLPGVYAALDFLIGNVRHNLELPQENTPFVSMAGKRVVVLGGGDTAMDCTRTSIRQGAASVICAYRRDEKNMPGSKREVANAREEGVQFLFNRQPVEIVGNGRVEGVKLVETRLGEPDAKGRRRPEVVPGSEEILPADAVIIAFGFDPSPAAWFADFGIELDERGRVKTDVRFQTSNPKIFAGGDMRRGSDLVVTAVDEGRKAAEGILDYLGV from the coding sequence ATGGGAACCTTTTCCTTTGTCAAAACGCCCCGCAATGATCCGCCCAAGGAAGCGGCGGAGAAGCGGTCGAAAGAGTTCAAAGAGATCTACGCCAAGTTCGACCTGGAATCGGCCAAGCTGCAGGCGGAGCGCTGCCTGAGCTGCGGCAATCCCTATTGCGAATGGCGCTGCCCGGTTCACAACTACATCCCCAACTGGCTGCAGCTGGTGGTGGAGGACCGCATCCACGAGGCCGCCGATCTCTCCAACCTGACCAACACCCTGCCCGAGGTGTGCGGGCGCGTGTGTCCGCAGGACCGCTTGTGCGAGGGGGCCTGTACCCTGAACGACGGCTTCGAGGCGGTGACCATCGGCGCGCTGGAGCGCTTCATCACCGAGGAGGCCCTGGCGCGCGGCTGGCAGCCCAAGAAGCCCGAGGTGCAGCCGAGCGGCAAGCGGGTGGCCATCATCGGCGCCGGCCCGGCCGGGCTGGGCTGTGCCGACATCCTGACCCGCAACGGCGTCGAGGCGGTGGTCTATGACCGCTATCCGCGCGTGGGCGGCCTGCTGACCTTCGGCATTCCCGAGTTCAAGATGGAAAAGCAGGTCATGCAGCGTCGCGCCGACCTGCTGGCCGAGATGGGCGTCAAGTTCGTGCTCAATACCGAAGTGGGGCGCGACGTCATGCTGGAGGATCTGCTCAAGGAGTATGACGCCGTCTTCCTGGGCATGGGCACCTACCGCTACAAGCAGGGCGGCTTCCCCGGCGAGGACCTGCCCGGCGTCTACGCCGCGCTCGACTTCCTGATCGGCAACGTGCGCCACAACCTGGAGCTGCCCCAGGAGAACACGCCCTTCGTCAGCATGGCCGGCAAGCGCGTGGTGGTGCTGGGCGGCGGCGACACGGCCATGGACTGCACCCGCACCAGCATCCGCCAGGGTGCTGCCAGCGTGATCTGCGCCTACCGCCGCGACGAGAAGAACATGCCCGGCTCCAAGCGCGAGGTGGCCAACGCCCGCGAGGAAGGGGTCCAGTTCCTCTTCAACCGCCAGCCGGTGGAAATCGTCGGCAACGGCCGGGTGGAGGGCGTGAAGCTGGTGGAGACCCGCCTGGGCGAGCCGGACGCCAAGGGCCGCCGGCGGCCCGAGGTGGTGCCCGGCTCCGAGGAGATCCTGCCCGCCGACGCCGTGATCATCGCCTTTGGCTTCGATCCCTCGCCGGCCGCCTGGTTCGCCGACTTCGGCATCGAGCTGGACGAGCGCGGCCGGGTCAAGACCGACGTGCGCTTCCAGACCAGCAATCCCAAGATCTTTGCCGGCGGCGACATGCGCCGCGGCTCCGATCTGGTGGTGACCGCGGTGGACGAGGGCCGCAAGGCGGCCGAAGGCATCCTGGACTACCTGGGAGTCTGA
- the hemE gene encoding uroporphyrinogen decarboxylase — translation MTPLQNDTFLRACLRQPTDYTPVWMMRQAGRYLPEYRATRAKAGSFLDLCMSPELATEVTLQPLERFPLDAAILFSDILTVPGAMDLGLRFAEGEGPVFERPVRSAADVDRLFVPDPEGELRYVMDAVRSIRRALNGRVPLIGFAGSPWTLATYMVEGGGSKEFARIKGMLYGEPATLARLLDLLARSVTAYLNAQVAAGAQALMIFDTWGGVLTPRDYRNFSLNYMAQIVSGLTREAEGRRVPVILFTKGGGQWLETMAEAGADVLGVDWTTELGDARRRVGHKVALQGNMDPSVLYADPERIRAEVHYILDSFGPGSGHVFNLGHGIHQHVEPEHAAAFVAAVHELSRAYHR, via the coding sequence ATGACGCCGCTACAAAACGATACTTTCCTGCGCGCCTGCCTGCGCCAGCCCACCGACTATACGCCGGTCTGGATGATGCGCCAGGCCGGGCGCTATCTGCCCGAATACCGGGCTACCCGGGCCAAGGCAGGCTCCTTCCTGGATCTGTGCATGAGCCCGGAGCTGGCCACGGAGGTCACTCTCCAGCCGCTCGAGCGCTTCCCCCTGGACGCGGCCATCCTGTTCTCCGACATTCTCACCGTGCCCGGCGCCATGGACCTTGGCCTGCGCTTCGCCGAGGGCGAGGGGCCGGTGTTCGAGCGGCCGGTGCGCAGCGCGGCCGACGTGGACCGGCTCTTCGTGCCCGATCCCGAGGGCGAACTCCGCTACGTCATGGACGCGGTGCGCTCCATCCGCCGCGCCCTGAACGGCCGCGTGCCGCTCATCGGCTTCGCCGGCAGCCCGTGGACCCTGGCCACCTACATGGTGGAAGGCGGCGGCAGCAAGGAGTTCGCCCGCATCAAAGGCATGCTCTACGGCGAGCCGGCCACCCTGGCCAGGCTCCTCGACCTCCTGGCCCGCAGCGTGACCGCCTACCTCAACGCCCAGGTGGCGGCCGGCGCCCAGGCCCTGATGATCTTCGATACCTGGGGCGGCGTGCTGACCCCGCGCGACTATCGCAATTTCTCCCTCAACTACATGGCTCAGATCGTCAGCGGCCTGACCCGCGAGGCCGAGGGCCGGCGCGTGCCCGTCATCCTCTTCACCAAGGGCGGCGGCCAGTGGCTGGAGACGATGGCGGAGGCCGGCGCGGACGTGCTGGGCGTGGACTGGACCACAGAGCTCGGCGACGCCCGCCGCCGCGTCGGGCACAAGGTCGCCCTGCAGGGCAACATGGACCCGTCCGTGCTCTACGCCGATCCGGAGCGCATCCGCGCCGAGGTGCATTATATCCTGGACAGCTTCGGTCCCGGCTCCGGCCATGTCTTCAATCTCGGCCACGGCATCCACCAGCACGTGGAGCCGGAACATGCGGCGGCTTTCGTGGCGGCGGTGCATGAGCTGTCGAGGGCGTATCATCGGTAG